The Miscanthus floridulus cultivar M001 chromosome 6, ASM1932011v1, whole genome shotgun sequence genomic interval TGGGAGAATGGTCCAAGTGACCGTTGGAGAAGAAGGGGGGAGATAGAAATATCTCCCCTTTCATTCTAACCGTCAGTTAAGTCACGGCAGTGCTGCTCAAGCGAGGCAGCCAAAAAGGTGAAAGAGTGAAAGGCTTGTTGGCTTTGAGGATATTTGGTGGGTATGTAAGCACTTGGTTGCATATTGAAGCTTGTGCATTGTATCCTCTTTGtaatatgtttttttttctaaactcAATTtcgaaatataaaaaaaataaatgcctTTGAGTCCATTGTCGCTTctttttgtaattgggggctccaacGTCGCATGAATTATCCTCCTTTTTATTttacctgcttgtcatctcgataaatctcattagtcctctaattgcgtggtcattatcactaaAACCTACAATTATGGTTTGATTGCATTTACAAAGTTGTTGGACTAATTGATACTctgtccgttccaaattataagtcactccaACTTTCTTgaagtcaaaacatcttaagtttgaccgaAGTGATTGTGAGAATTACAAAGATTCATGGTATCAGATAGgtataatatacaaatataattaatgaattttgtaatgatacttatttggtataagaaatgttattattttattatataaatttggagatgttttgactctccaagaaagttgaaatgacttataatttaggatcgAGAGAGTACCATCTATTAAGTTGTTGTACGGTGGAAGTAATCTACCcatattgtgttttaaaactttTTTATGGCACCCCAAAGAAAATGAGTGGAGGGAAGGACATGGAGGGGTAGGCTCTCGCTTGGTGTGCCAAGTGCTCTTGGGCACACAAATTGAAAAATCGTCTAGTAAGGAATCCATCGCTAATATCATGTTTCTTTAGGGGTTGTTTGGGGGAGCTCCAGCTTCAGCTTCTTCGAAGAGAATAATTCACAACTAGTCAAATGTTCAAAATGCCAACTGATTCAGGTGGACATCAACAGagaatcacttctccatttacACTACGAGATGGGAGCTAAAAAATCACGCTTTACCCTGCTCGTTGTTATATTCTGGTGAAGATCAGCGAAGAATCAATTCTCATTAGCTCCCCAGCCTGCTCCCTCCTAGGAATCCAATGAAATCACTCCATCGGAGAATCAAGTAGCAGAGCTGAAGAATCAGGGAGCGGAGCTCtttcaaacagggccttagtgcgCGCATTCTCTCTTCCATGTCAGCGAGATTCTAACGTTAACTAGCTCCAAAAGAGATTTTTGGGGGCGTCCTAACGTTTTGTAATTTGTTTCGTTCTCCTTTTCGGACTAAAATTTGAATCGAATCTGCAGAGGAGCCCTTGCCATGGAATCCGATTACTTAACCGAGTCTATTTACTGTCCTCGATGAAAAAGATTTATTGGATTGTATCGACTATTGAGAATTCTGAAATCGTAATGACAGACTTAACCGAAACCGTAGCCTGTTTCTCAACTTGCCGCATCTAACCGCACATCTTGCTGCGCAACACGGGAACATCCGATCACCAATGGCTGGTGCGATATTTCTAGGCGTACTCGCGGGTCTCGTGGTGCTCTGCACCATCATATGTGCTGTGCGCCATTGCCAGGATGGCGCGGGAAGCGCGAAGGGCGGCGGCGTTTCGTCCGCGGCAGGGAAGCAAGAAGCGCTGTTGAACAAGAACCAGGAcgacgtcgtcgtcgccgtccctCATCAGCCGGGTGGGGCCGGCCAGCGGGGCCCGGAGCCCAGCGACGGCGACGTGGATCTGTGCGCGATCTGCAAGGCGCGGCTTGCGGACGCGAGCTGGGGCCGGTGCCGGCGCCTGCGGCCGTGCGGGCACGTATACCACGCGGACTGCATCAGCCTGTGGTTACAGCGCAAGTGGATCTGCCCCGTGTGCCGGGCTGCCGTCGCCATGTCGCGGACCGAGATCCTCGACGCGATGGTGTGACCCGGTCGGCTTGTGCCGGGCcggggccatggccatggccatcgaACGGTGTCGGTGCGTGGACAAGCAAGCGCCACGGTGTCCCCCTCGCGCACGGTGCGGCTGTTTACACGTTCGTGTCCGTGCGCTGAGGCTCTTTATGACGGAGTTAATTGTAGCGTTAGGAGCTAGCATTATTGCATTAGGTTCCTATGTAAGTACAGGTCAACGTTCTATTTATTCTTCCCAAAATTGTGTTGGCAGAGTGAGACCGTAAAATTATCCTTTAATCTTTCAGAAAAATACGAGCCTCTTTCAAatcgaaaatttaaaaatcagGTGAGTAGATTCCATCACAACAAATGATTTGTTGGTGCATTGAGCCATCGAGGACAGAGAAAATTTTCTACCATCGCATGTTGCAGTGGCAAAAAAATCGGTGCTTGGATGTTTCTCTCTCCTCGTGACATCATTTTTTTTGCCACAACGTGGCTTCTCTTATTGCTAATGCTCTCGCGAGTCGTGAGGCCGTTTGTAGGGGCGGACGCGACTTCCCAACTCGCTACCGCATGTCCGCTCGCTCCCATCCGCGCCCCTTAGTAGGGAAAATTAATCTCTGTACTGTGCTTTTTCTCCACCGCGTCGCTCACCTGCACAATGTTGCCCACTCGTCGTGGCCGCCTCCACCGAGCCCGTAAACCTCCACAACGGATGCTCTAGCAAGCAGGTGAGAGGAGGAGCTTTGTGTGACGCCGCCCCGCCGACGAGTAGCCCGCGCCACTGCCGCACCGGCAAGCTCTATGCACTGTCACCGACCTCCGTGCCCGCGTCGAGCTCCGcaacgacgagcctccattcgtccaagcagaaATGTGACATTGCGCTGAAAGTGCATgtttgcaagcatatgtttcaagtgtttcagaggtatattgcaagtgttttatatggatgttgcaaaagtagatcgggatgttgcacatgttgcaatggctatacacgtttgTTGCAAAAtgtatattccaaatgtttcatctgtttttagacTTATGTTTGCAAATGTTTCGTCTCGATGTTACATATATTTCACATATATATGCTACAAGTGTTTTTATcttgatgttgtatatgttttgcaATGACTTTTAAAGTGTTTTCAGGTTTTTTTGcaggtgtttcagatgcatgtttcaagtgttttatctgtcttcagaagtatgttgtaaatgtttcaaaagtagatctggtatggcatatgttgcaatgacgcCGATGGCTGGCCACCACCTTCCCCTTGTCCGCAGACTCCATGGCAAGCGCCACGGCCGATCACCAACAGCTCCGGCGCCTAGTCTCCGATGACGACGCGGTCGAAGAGGCTGGTGGCGCGGCCTCCCAAGACGACGCAGTCGAGGGGGATGGCGGCGTAGGTGCGGGAAGCAGAGAGGGCGTAGGCATCCAATCGGGAGGCGCGGGTTTGCGTGAAATGGAGCAGCTGGAGCGGGCGTTCAGATGCGGGCGTCCGTCCAGACGTCCGGACTCTAGCCACACCGTTCTCTTATCGCGTGCTATATACTGTTCCCTTCGAATGTAAAGGCGAATTTTGTTTCACTACAAAGTTTTTAACCAATAACTGGTTTATTAATATGTCATTTTTTTATACCAACTTTTAATTGTAAATATAAGTGATTTGGAACACGAATCTAATACCACTACTTTTATTTGGATCACAAAAGTTATATTATTAATAGAGTAATAACTATATTAGTCAAAGACTTGTGTTAGCAAACATTACATGCATTACATTCGCAAATATACGGAATATTTGGTTTCAATTTAGTTGTCAAGGAAGAAAAAAATTGTGATGAGAAATACGGACGAACTCATAACAAAACAATGCTCGTTATCAAAAGGTAAAACAAGTAGAAACAATGCAAGCTTTCTACCCAGCTGAAAGCCCAATTGCATACTCTCTTAATCCCATAAAAGATGTAGCTATAACAAATTTGTATAAAAAAACTAAACTATCATGCTAAATAAGCATAATTAGATTGACATGAAATATATTCAtattatgtatatatgtatatatctgAAATAATAAATGTCTATATATTTTTTAGAAAtttagtaaaatttgaatagcatgACTTAGATATAACACCTAGAATCACATCATTTACGAATCGGAAGTAATACAGATAAGGGTTCTTATAGGCCCTGCAGCGTACAAACTATGTACTGGGCTTTCGGCTACCGAAGCAATTCTCTTGGGCCGCCTGACGAGACGGCGCTACGCTGGTTAGGCCATGTCGGGCCTGCGCATTACCTCCATCCAGATCCAGCCATCAGATACGCTGAGAttgctaaaaaaaagaaaaaaaaagatacgcTGAGAAAATTCCACTAAAAAAAAGACACGCTGAGAAAATAACCCGTTTTTCCATTATAAGATGAGTGAACCATTTTCACTTATTATTAAATTATAGGACATAAAAAAGTCCCTGCGTTTTATTTAAAAAAACATGAACAGTTATTTGTATCTCTAAACTTTCTTTTCTTCAAAGACAACTTTAGATGCATGGAATGAAATGGTGAGTGGCTGCGTTGTGCTGTTGTTCCCCCACATAGGTGGCCCTAGAAACTTCAGAAAAGTTACCAGTTTAAAAGGAATTCTATGGCCCTGTATATATTATTCATTGCAGTAAGATGATCCACGCAAATAGCACGAGTAGCTATTTCTTTTGTCAGTAGTATTTGGCTCTATTTATTTGGAAATAAATTCTGAACTACTATATTGTCCTCTCTCTATGAACCTTCTGTACAAAATCTGTATACTTATTATCAACCAATTTCATTGTTAAAAAATAAAGCTGATTCCTCTTGTTTATTTTCTCCCACTCCTATTTGATTGTTGTGAGATTTGTGTCGAGGCCAAATCAAGGTTTTCCTCAGTTTTTATCTTGGTAAGTTTCACTCCTCGATAAACTTTCAAGTTTCTCAAATGTTTCGTTCCTTGCCCTCTGAGAGTTTCTTTTTTTTATGATCATATACCCTCTCTTGTGGATTCAATTGCCTTGATAAAACAATGATGTTAATGTTGTTGGTCGAAGTATAAACGTTGTTTAAACGTTATGATGTTTAAACAGTCATAAAGGATTAAACGGCCTAAATGGAACAGAGGAAAACATGATTAGATGGACTAAATGTCCATTTAATTTACTATTTAGTTAATAAATGGATATTGTACGGGACAACGAGATTTCAACCACCACATTAGCGCTTAAATTGGCATTGTAAATATATGACAATGATGAGAATTTAGTTTTCTTCCTTGCATCTTTTACTAATTCTTTACATGTATAAATAGTATatctgtttatatatatatatatatatatatatatatatatatatatatatatatatatatatatatatatatatatatatatatatatatataactgttTAGATTGTTTAATTCCGTTTAAACATCATCTAAACCATCTGAACGGTAAACAGAAGGTGAAAGATTGTTTAGCATCGTTAATATCACTGTGTTAACGTGACCAAAATTTAAGCCtgatcggttggctggttcgtgaagaagtactgctggctggtttgtgtgagagaaaaatactgttccggctggaaatttacgatcgtttacgacaagccacagccaaacgaacaggcctgTCAGTAGTATATCATTAAGTAGTAGATTGTAGAACACAAGATGGATGCCTCGAGATAGCCCTTAATGATTGCCATTACAAGGCTGTCCCAGCTTACATAGGCTCCGTTCGTTTCgttgaaaaaacaaactgaaacactgttctgactaatttattgtgagagaaaaatactattccacctAAAAAAATAAGCTTAAAAagatgaattagaagagaaacGAACCGGACCATAATCTATAATCATTTGGTCTTACCTAATCCGCTGCTTCACCTGCCACTTTTTATCGACAATTCTTTTGCCGTCTAGTATTTTATCCCAATTCGCCTTGGTTTGTTGTCAAATGTCAATCAAGGGATGGGTGTGGATGGTTGACATGTTAGATTTTTTTCAAATATGTCTAGGTGACATTAAGTTGTTTTGGCCTCTCCTGTCAACTGAATTTTTCCTATACACTTACACCGTCTTCTAACTATATTTACATTATCTTATTGTTATATTTACAATTATTTATTCAGTGTACTTTATTAAATAGAGTGATACAATTTGGGAATAACATAAATATATaccaattttttcaaaaaaaaattacaaattttTTCTATAGATTCCAGATATCAAAcaaatatatatcaaattattcacaaatatCATCAAATTTTTCACAAAATTATAAATTTACAATTTTTTCTGTAGCGAGAAGCATGCATGACGAACTGCATACAACGTGTCCTGGATCGAATCTCCTAGGTGCACGCGCCCAGCCAACAGGCATGGCGGCCGCTGCTCCACTTTTGCCACGTACTACGCAGATGATGTACTATCCTGAATAATAAGCAGAATGTACTTAAAGTCAAAACATTATTTCAATGTTCAGGTCTTGGAATATAACTGCAGCAGCAATCCACGGACTGCACGTCATCTGCAACTGAACAATGCAGCTGCAGCAGATACACTTTTTCTGAATGGCGCCAGAAGCTCGTATTTTTATCCCTTGGAAGATAAGACGATGACGTTCACTTGAGTTTTCGGTGAAACTGTGAAAGGGACGTAAGTTGACAAATCCGAGATTATTAGCAATAAACAATCAACATGTAGGCCACTCTGAGTCCTGAAAGCTGCTTAGAATGCCGTCTGGATAATCACAAAAACGAAACAAGTCGATAAAACGATAAGGCTTGGGCTGGATGGGGCCAAGCGAGCATGGTAAAAGAGAATATCTGAGATTGCTGACTGGCTGAGGATTTGGCTCGGCACGCCAAAATGGCATTCGAGCTCTGGGCCTCTGGTCCCTTTCATCTATCTCCATAGGTCACGCTTGTTCTTCGGATCTGTCTGGTGTGAGCTTTACTCCGAGTCTCCGATGTGATGTCCTGAAAATACTCACTCTTTATTCGCGAAACCTAGTTCAGGTTATCTCAAGAGTGCCTCCAACTGCGTAATAACAGAGTTACAGGCACGTAGCTGATCGAGTGACGTATCGGGAGGACAAGGTAGCTCACTGGAACTGGAATTCGTCCCTGTATGTGCCGCTGTGCTGCTCATCGTCAACAGCGTACCAAGCTCCTTTCTTGAAATCTGGGGCGCCTTAAAGAAGCAAGCTGCAAGCGCCACAATCTCCCCGTGGTCCACGTTGCAGTGCTGTCAGCAACGATGAACAGCAGCAGATCACATGCTTGCTCGagtaagggcttgtttggatggcCTAATGCGGTTCATGAACCATGACGCCGGTCAGGCGGCTAGCTGGGAGCGTATGGCGAGAGGCGAGCCCCATGCCTTGCGCGTCCAGGAAGCTGCACGAAAATGTCGTGGCTCCGGATCAGCGGCTCGTTTCGATTCGACGAACGACGCCGGCCGGGATCACCACTGGGCAACGGGCAACGGGTGATCGAGTTGAATTTCAACGAGACTTAACTCCGGTTGCCATTTCTGTGGACGCACGGGGCACACGGGTTTGAGCGGCAGTGGGCGCTGCCCGCGCCACGCCGCCTCCCGCTTTGCGGCTGCAAAAACGACATGTTTCTGATCAGGTTTTTCGCGACCTCCGGAGGCTGTAAGCTGCGACCGGTCCAAAAAGAAAAGCAAGATGCGAGTCATTACTCCGACCCCGcagtgaaagtgatagtgatagcgatactGACCAAATTTGAcattcaggccttgtttagatcacctccaaattctaagttttttcactctcttttcatcacatcaatttttagacgcatgcatggatcattaaatgtaggtaaaaaaaaaactaattgtgcagtttggttgtaaatcacgagacgaatcttttaagcctagttagtatatgatcggacaaagtttatcaaatacaaacgaaacgtgctacagtgtccggattgcaaaaatttgcaatctaaataaGGCCTGAGAAATCAGATTTTCTTTATAAAACAGAAACAGGTACTGACAGAGTAACAGTATGAAGATATTCGGCATCGCTCTTTTTCCTTTTTGACTCGACG includes:
- the LOC136461117 gene encoding putative RING-H2 finger protein ATL69 — translated: MAGAIFLGVLAGLVVLCTIICAVRHCQDGAGSAKGGGVSSAAGKQEALLNKNQDDVVVAVPHQPGGAGQRGPEPSDGDVDLCAICKARLADASWGRCRRLRPCGHVYHADCISLWLQRKWICPVCRAAVAMSRTEILDAMV